One genomic window of Gossypium hirsutum isolate 1008001.06 chromosome D11, Gossypium_hirsutum_v2.1, whole genome shotgun sequence includes the following:
- the LOC107923657 gene encoding LOB domain-containing protein 25, which yields MGLESLIVTRPRTHQPCAACRMLRRRCDSNCILAPYFPCDEMDKFAKVHKVFGASNVIKMIQMVEETNREDAVKALVYEATARMRDPVYGSTGAICQLQKMVQELKMQLESTKARVLELQQQKDQLWSVLMNVNHLDLLSPINGGDNFCLGYDDSIAYDPDKFPVVGDWIF from the exons ATGGGTTTAGAATCTCTAATTGTTACAAGACCCAGGACCCATCAACCATGTGCCGCTTGTAGGATGCTACGCAGGAGATGCGACAGTAATTGCATTCTGGCCCCCTATTTCCCATGTGATGAGATGGACAAGTTTGCCAAGGTGCACAAGGTTTTTGGTGCCAGCAACGTAATCAAAATGATTCAG ATGGTGGAGGAAACAAACAGGGAGGATGCTGTGAAAGCACTGGTCTATGAAGCAACAGCCAGGATGAGAGACCCTGTTTATGGCAGCACTGGAGCTATTTGCCAACTGCAGAAGATGGTGCAAGAACTCAAGATGCAGCTTGAATCAACAAAAGCTCGAGTGTTGGAGCTGCAACAGCAAAAAGATCAGCTTTGGAGCGTTCTTATGAATGTTAATCATCTTGATCTTCTTTCTCCCATTAATGGCGGTGACAACTTTTGTTTAGGTTACGATGATTCTATAGCTTATGATCCAGACAAGTTCCCTGTAGTAGGTGACTGGATCTTTTAA